In the [Clostridium] colinum genome, one interval contains:
- a CDS encoding stage II sporulation protein P, translating into MDKKIEKFCEKIGFGIAISIILIIILFFNINEVAFGEIMLYDTLPNYKINEEAKDIFKKEDTIMASNIENMKSEEIGDIELIGLDDIDYEHKKTEDEIKKSTSVSNTNIDLKKLENLEELRKEFYIVDSSTGMSKDYFDVNKFINTDLKIEKSEDEPKVLIFHTHPHEMFKDSYVYDINEGIVGVGARLATILEEEYNIKTLHITNSSFDMLNGSLQRNGAYERMEPVIKKVLEENPSIELVIDLHRDGVGENTHLVETINGKPTAKIMFFNGISRIMENGKLNNISNLPNPYIPTNLALSFNMQKKAMEKYPNFTRKIYIKPYRYSLHLKPKTMLIEAGAQTNTKQELYNAMEILAELINDVIFS; encoded by the coding sequence ATGGACAAGAAGATAGAAAAATTTTGTGAAAAAATAGGATTTGGAATAGCCATAAGTATAATATTAATAATTATATTATTTTTTAATATAAATGAAGTTGCTTTTGGAGAAATTATGCTATATGATACATTGCCTAATTATAAAATAAATGAAGAGGCTAAAGATATATTTAAAAAAGAAGATACCATAATGGCTTCTAACATAGAAAATATGAAAAGTGAAGAAATAGGAGATATAGAGCTTATAGGACTTGATGATATAGATTATGAACATAAAAAAACAGAAGATGAAATAAAAAAAAGTACATCAGTTTCAAATACTAATATAGATTTAAAAAAACTTGAAAATTTAGAAGAGTTAAGAAAAGAATTTTATATAGTAGATTCATCAACAGGTATGTCTAAAGATTATTTCGATGTTAATAAATTTATAAATACAGATTTAAAAATAGAAAAAAGTGAAGATGAACCTAAAGTATTAATTTTCCATACACATCCTCATGAAATGTTTAAAGATAGCTATGTGTATGATATAAATGAGGGTATAGTAGGTGTAGGAGCAAGATTAGCAACTATTTTAGAAGAAGAGTATAATATAAAAACATTACATATAACAAATTCATCTTTTGATATGTTAAATGGAAGTTTACAAAGAAACGGTGCATATGAAAGAATGGAGCCAGTAATAAAAAAAGTGTTAGAAGAAAATCCATCTATAGAGCTAGTTATAGATTTACATAGAGATGGAGTAGGGGAAAATACACATCTTGTAGAAACAATAAATGGTAAACCAACAGCTAAAATAATGTTTTTTAATGGTATATCAAGAATAATGGAAAATGGAAAGTTAAATAATATATCAAATTTACCTAATCCATATATACCTACAAATCTTGCGCTTAGCTTTAATATGCAAAAAAAGGCTATGGAAAAATACCCAAATTTTACAAGAAAAATATACATAAAACCTTATAGATATAGTCTGCATTTAAAACCTAAAACTATGTTGATAGAAGCTGGAGCACAAACTAATACTAAACAGGAACTATATAATGCTATGGAGATTTTAGCAGAACTTATAAATGATGTTATTTTTTCTTAA
- the spoIVB gene encoding SpoIVB peptidase yields the protein MQKLNKKYFYIIGLILVSLIFVIPIIINFMFFPKQINLLAGNIHKLDFNIPAVATIVSNDDSVINVNNKPLEEKSNINLNETVYLQSEKEGAVNMKVSLIGIPIKNVTVSTLPNTKLIPCGDSIGVRIDTQGVMVLGLGSVIGEDGKEYEPSKNILQPGDMILKINNEEIDSKETLIKCIENNDILNMEIKRNNKLENLVIKCVKGQDGKNKIGVWVRDSTQGIGTITYINPETKYFGALGHGIVDVDTKEIMEVKDGKIMKSNIVDIKKGEKGSPGELVGNINKNETIGNITNNTNVGIYGKITNDDFFDNKKATPIGLKDSVEIGPASILCNIDGEEVKEYDIEIESINKYNIDNSKSMVIRITDKELLEKTNGIIQGMSGSPIIQNGNIIGAITHVFVNEPSKGYGIFIENMLNNEQKHIG from the coding sequence ATGCAAAAATTAAATAAAAAATATTTTTATATAATAGGTTTAATATTAGTAAGTTTAATATTTGTTATACCTATAATAATAAATTTTATGTTTTTTCCAAAACAAATTAATCTTTTAGCAGGAAATATTCATAAATTAGACTTTAATATACCAGCTGTTGCAACTATTGTTTCAAATGATGATAGTGTTATAAATGTAAATAATAAACCATTAGAAGAAAAAAGTAATATAAATCTTAATGAAACGGTATATTTACAGTCAGAAAAAGAAGGTGCTGTAAATATGAAAGTTTCTTTAATAGGAATACCTATAAAAAATGTTACAGTATCTACTTTACCAAACACAAAACTAATACCTTGTGGAGATTCTATTGGTGTTAGGATAGATACGCAAGGTGTTATGGTGTTAGGCTTAGGTAGTGTTATAGGTGAAGATGGAAAAGAATATGAACCTTCAAAAAATATATTACAACCTGGAGATATGATATTAAAAATAAATAATGAAGAAATAGATAGTAAAGAAACTTTAATAAAGTGTATAGAAAATAATGATATTTTAAATATGGAAATAAAAAGAAATAATAAATTAGAAAATTTAGTAATAAAATGTGTTAAAGGTCAAGATGGAAAAAATAAAATTGGTGTATGGGTTAGAGATAGCACTCAAGGTATTGGAACTATAACTTATATAAATCCAGAAACAAAATATTTTGGAGCTTTAGGTCACGGCATTGTAGATGTAGATACAAAAGAAATAATGGAAGTAAAAGATGGCAAAATAATGAAATCAAATATTGTTGATATAAAAAAAGGAGAAAAAGGTTCGCCAGGAGAATTAGTAGGAAATATAAATAAAAATGAAACAATAGGAAATATTACAAATAATACTAATGTTGGTATATATGGCAAAATAACAAATGATGATTTTTTTGATAATAAAAAAGCTACTCCTATTGGGCTTAAAGATAGTGTAGAGATAGGACCAGCATCTATACTTTGTAATATAGATGGAGAAGAAGTTAAAGAGTATGACATAGAAATAGAAAGTATAAATAAATATAATATAGATAATTCAAAATCTATGGTTATAAGAATAACAGATAAAGAATTACTAGAAAAAACAAACGGTATTATACAAGGTATGAGTGGAAGTCCTATAATTCAAAATGGAAATATAATAGGTGCTATAACACACGTTTTTGTAAATGAGCCATCAAAAGGATATGGAATATTTATTGAAAATATGCTAAATAATGAACAAAAACATATAGGATAA
- a CDS encoding putative polysaccharide biosynthesis protein — protein MLAWSISSSGFSTTISKLVAEENSKKEYGNIKRILSICIFISGLISCLLSFLVFIFSGYIANNLLKSKETLLSLHIMCISFPFMAIGSCIRGYFLGMQDAIVPAISQVLEQVSRMITIYILASIFIPMGLSYACAVGVIGMCVGEIFAFLYVLMVYNAKINNGKKPTVSTVKYTSIILAMAIPLTANRVLGSFLSTIENILIPQKLIEYGYNATEAMSLYGQLSGMSMPLVMFPSSLLTALAIAMIPAISEAMAKNKISTIRQTISKTLNITAFIGIGTTGLFIFFSNELGMTIYSQDDIGWQLLYIGFLCPFLYLQVTFSGILNGLGEQFLIFKNSIVSSIINICFIYFLIPKYDLYAFIIGWFLSLIIVNIISISKLKSKIDFKIDISNSVLKPIICILSSGIIAKYCYNLLILTYGEIFSLVISLSILGLIYIILLILVGALNIKEFIILK, from the coding sequence ATGTTAGCGTGGAGTATATCATCATCTGGTTTTTCTACAACTATATCAAAACTAGTAGCAGAAGAAAATTCCAAAAAAGAATATGGTAACATAAAAAGAATTTTATCTATTTGTATATTTATATCTGGATTAATATCTTGTTTATTAAGTTTTTTAGTATTTATATTTTCAGGATATATAGCTAATAATTTATTAAAAAGTAAAGAAACGTTATTATCATTACATATTATGTGTATAAGTTTTCCTTTTATGGCAATAGGGTCTTGCATAAGAGGGTATTTTTTAGGAATGCAAGATGCTATAGTGCCAGCTATCAGTCAAGTATTAGAGCAAGTTTCTAGAATGATTACTATATATATTTTAGCCTCAATATTTATACCTATGGGTTTATCATATGCTTGTGCAGTTGGTGTCATAGGTATGTGTGTAGGAGAAATATTTGCATTTTTATATGTACTTATGGTTTATAATGCAAAAATTAATAATGGTAAAAAGCCTACAGTATCAACTGTAAAGTATACATCAATAATATTAGCTATGGCAATACCTTTAACAGCAAATAGAGTTTTAGGTTCATTTTTAAGTACAATAGAAAATATATTAATACCACAAAAGTTAATAGAATATGGGTATAATGCTACAGAAGCTATGAGTTTGTATGGACAGCTTAGTGGTATGTCTATGCCACTAGTTATGTTTCCTTCTTCACTTCTTACAGCACTTGCAATAGCTATGATACCAGCTATATCGGAAGCAATGGCAAAGAATAAAATTAGTACTATAAGGCAAACTATATCCAAAACACTTAATATAACAGCATTTATAGGTATTGGAACAACTGGATTATTTATATTTTTTTCAAATGAGCTTGGAATGACAATATATTCACAAGATGATATAGGTTGGCAACTTCTATACATAGGATTTTTATGTCCATTTTTATATTTACAAGTTACATTTTCAGGTATATTAAATGGGTTAGGTGAGCAGTTTTTAATATTTAAAAATAGTATTGTATCTTCAATAATAAATATTTGTTTTATATATTTTTTAATACCTAAATATGACTTATATGCATTTATAATAGGTTGGTTTTTAAGTTTAATAATAGTAAATATAATATCTATATCAAAATTAAAAAGTAAAATAGATTTTAAAATAGATATTTCAAATAGTGTATTAAAACCTATAATTTGTATATTGTCTAGTGGTATAATTGCTAAATATTGTTATAATTTATTAATATTAACATATGGAGAAATTTTTAGTTTAGTTATATCATTAAGTATTTTAGGATTAATATATATTATATTATTAATATTAGTTGGAGCTTTAAATATAAAAGAATTTATAATTTTAAAATAA
- a CDS encoding recombinase family protein translates to MTSKYSIAMYLRISNKDKNKYEKAESNSIESQRHIIQNFITKKEEFKNFKAVEYVDDGFSGTDFKRPSIQTLFEDIKENKIKYIIVKDLSRFGRNYIEVVNYLENILPFFNVRFISINDNFDSKNSKYNLNDIDINFKNIIYDYYSKDLSSKITSSKINKAKQGNYLGYTAPFGYKKSKEQKGKLEIDEETSLIVKNIFNLFLDGNSCLEIAKKLNENNVKTRLDFINKTVNSKNLWKREHIREILSNKVYIGTIEYLRTSRNIKTRHKQVTNNKSDWIIVEGCHTGIINKQDFYKVQDMLTTRKTTKNKERKNIFAYKLYCGYCGYSLYNSSKTYFCRTRNYEYNDNCKHNVIEKELLENVILKGIQKIEFDILNKNNNNTKNELKMFEKELIQLEDEKDEFYMLYLNENMDKEQYLLSRKNIESRKENITKKIEILKNETRRYIKLDGIEKVIYKDKLTYEIVDLFVKKIYIYDKCKIKIEWNFELNFNLF, encoded by the coding sequence ATGACTTCTAAGTATTCAATAGCTATGTATTTAAGAATTTCAAATAAAGATAAAAATAAATATGAAAAAGCTGAAAGTAATAGTATAGAAAGTCAAAGACATATTATACAAAATTTTATAACTAAAAAAGAAGAATTTAAAAACTTTAAAGCAGTTGAATATGTAGATGACGGTTTCTCTGGCACAGACTTTAAAAGACCTAGCATACAAACACTATTTGAAGATATAAAAGAAAATAAAATAAAGTATATAATAGTAAAAGATTTATCTAGGTTTGGAAGAAACTATATAGAGGTTGTAAACTATTTAGAAAATATATTACCATTTTTTAATGTAAGATTTATATCTATAAATGACAATTTTGATAGTAAAAATTCAAAATACAATTTAAATGATATTGATATAAATTTTAAAAATATAATATATGATTATTATTCTAAAGATTTGTCTAGTAAAATAACGAGTAGTAAAATAAATAAGGCTAAGCAAGGAAATTATTTAGGTTATACTGCCCCTTTTGGTTATAAAAAATCTAAAGAACAAAAAGGTAAATTAGAAATAGATGAAGAAACATCTTTAATAGTTAAAAATATTTTTAATTTATTTTTAGATGGAAACAGTTGTTTAGAAATAGCTAAAAAATTAAATGAAAATAATGTTAAAACAAGATTAGATTTTATAAATAAAACAGTAAATTCTAAAAACTTATGGAAAAGGGAACATATTAGAGAAATATTGTCCAATAAGGTTTATATTGGTACAATAGAGTATTTAAGGACAAGTAGAAATATAAAAACTAGGCATAAGCAAGTAACAAATAATAAAAGTGATTGGATTATAGTAGAGGGTTGTCATACTGGTATTATAAATAAACAAGATTTTTATAAGGTACAAGATATGCTAACTACAAGAAAGACAACAAAAAACAAAGAAAGAAAAAACATTTTTGCATATAAGTTATATTGTGGCTATTGTGGTTATTCTTTATATAATTCTAGTAAAACATATTTTTGTAGGACAAGAAATTATGAATATAATGATAATTGTAAACATAATGTAATTGAAAAAGAGCTTCTTGAAAATGTTATATTAAAAGGTATTCAAAAAATAGAATTTGATATATTAAACAAAAACAATAATAATACAAAAAACGAATTAAAAATGTTTGAAAAAGAATTAATACAACTTGAAGATGAAAAAGATGAATTTTATATGTTATATTTAAATGAAAATATGGACAAGGAACAATATTTATTAAGTCGTAAAAATATAGAAAGTAGAAAAGAAAATATAACTAAAAAAATAGAAATTTTAAAAAATGAAACAAGAAGGTATATAAAACTGGATGGAATAGAAAAAGTCATATATAAGGATAAATTAACTTATGAAATAGTAGACTTATTTGTAAAAAAGATATATATATATGACAAATGTAAAATAAAAATAGAATGGAATTTTGAGTTAAATTTCAACCTTTTTTAA
- a CDS encoding recombinase family protein, which translates to MARKSRVNLQLNLNNPKKSFQVGAYVRLSILNNNTDDENTIENQKNIILNYINNNNDFELVKFYEDNNKTGTNFNRKGFESLLEDIKYKKINCIIVKDLSRFGRDYKECSNYIENILPFLNIRFIAINDNFDSVNIKNNDILSVHLKNIVNEIYSKDISKKVSSALQSKRKKGQYLCTIPTYGYLKDTQNKGKVIVDEKASEVVKKIFNWRLQNKSYNEILFELEKLNIDAPYKHFYNLGLFKTDKYANVKWNKECINRILNNDFYIGNLTQGKTIQTISNNHKKINLPKEEWVVIHNNHIPIIDEDTFNQVKDINNHLKQKYFKEHNTNINDENILKGIIKCGYCDKNIRLVKNIKKNYVDKRFTCSNKLKYKDRCNFKSIKEEIILNIILETIKLQLKLAKNLNEIVKSKKYLHKFELEKKCIEDKVNKINFEIDNINNIYDIMYNDYLENVLNKEDYIYNKTKYKQKELKLKDELIKLNQDLNKIEERFNDKNFINEFLIFEDKEILTKEMILKLIDEIVIYNDKKLKIAFKFCDRFDEIKSFK; encoded by the coding sequence ATGGCTAGAAAAAGTAGAGTAAACTTACAATTAAATTTAAATAATCCTAAAAAATCTTTTCAAGTTGGAGCTTATGTTCGCCTTTCAATCTTAAATAATAATACAGATGATGAAAACACTATTGAAAATCAAAAAAATATAATTTTAAATTATATAAATAATAATAATGATTTTGAATTAGTAAAATTTTATGAAGATAATAATAAAACAGGTACAAACTTTAATAGAAAAGGATTTGAAAGTCTTTTAGAAGATATAAAATATAAAAAAATAAATTGTATAATAGTAAAAGATTTATCTAGATTTGGACGAGATTATAAAGAATGTAGTAATTATATTGAAAATATATTACCATTTTTAAATATAAGGTTTATAGCTATAAATGATAATTTTGATAGTGTAAATATAAAAAATAATGATATATTATCAGTGCATCTTAAAAATATTGTTAATGAAATATATTCAAAAGATATTTCAAAAAAAGTTTCATCTGCTTTACAGTCTAAAAGAAAAAAAGGACAATATTTATGTACTATTCCTACTTATGGATATTTAAAAGATACACAAAATAAAGGTAAAGTAATAGTTGATGAAAAAGCAAGTGAAGTTGTTAAAAAAATTTTTAATTGGCGTTTACAAAATAAAAGTTATAATGAAATATTATTTGAACTTGAAAAATTAAATATAGATGCACCTTATAAACATTTTTATAATTTGGGACTTTTTAAAACAGATAAATATGCTAATGTAAAGTGGAATAAAGAATGTATCAATCGAATTTTAAATAATGATTTTTATATAGGCAATTTAACTCAAGGAAAAACTATTCAAACAATAAGTAATAATCATAAAAAAATAAATTTACCTAAAGAAGAATGGGTAGTTATACATAATAATCATATACCTATAATAGATGAAGATACATTTAATCAAGTGAAAGATATAAATAATCATTTAAAACAAAAATATTTTAAAGAACACAATACAAATATTAATGATGAAAATATTTTAAAGGGAATTATAAAATGTGGTTACTGTGATAAAAATATTAGATTAGTTAAAAATATTAAAAAAAATTATGTAGATAAAAGATTTACTTGTTCTAATAAGCTAAAATATAAAGATAGATGTAATTTTAAAAGTATAAAAGAAGAAATAATTTTAAATATTATTTTGGAGACTATAAAATTACAATTAAAACTTGCTAAAAACCTAAATGAAATAGTTAAAAGTAAAAAGTATTTACATAAATTTGAATTAGAGAAAAAATGTATAGAAGATAAAGTAAATAAAATAAATTTTGAAATAGATAATATTAATAATATATATGATATTATGTATAATGATTATTTAGAAAATGTATTAAACAAAGAAGATTATATTTATAATAAAACTAAATACAAGCAAAAAGAATTAAAACTTAAAGATGAATTAATAAAATTAAATCAGGATTTAAACAAAATTGAAGAAAGATTTAATGATAAAAATTTTATTAATGAATTTTTAATTTTTGAAGATAAAGAAATTTTAACTAAAGAAATGATATTAAAATTAATAGATGAAATAGTTATATATAATGATAAAAAGTTAAAAATAGCTTTTAAATTTTGTGATAGATTTGATGAAATTAAAAGTTTTAAATAG
- a CDS encoding recombinase family protein, translating into MKKYKVSMYLRISREDNNKNESESIINQKSMIQTFINEREDLELVSIKIDDGYSGGNFERPAFKELMEEIKSKKVNCIIVKDFSRFGRNFVEVGKYIEEIFPFLGIRFISINDGYDSINNNSEQSLIVPFKNLINDAYLRDISIKVRTQLDLKRKNGEFIGSFAPYGYLKDPNNKNKLIIDDYPSKIVQEIFEMKLEGYTHTKIAEKLNNRGVLSPMEYKKHIGLNFKNSVKFKKTSLWSHKTIIDILKSKAYIGILEQAKFTSLNYRVKKLVKNPEEKWLICEDTHPPIIDKQTFEIVQSLMLSDTRVAPNNEKVSLFSGILYCPDCGRSMVRKNFGTKENRNINYVCSGCIKGNGCTKHSIKETVIKETLLKIINLHIKTLIDTEKVIKDIKKLPFSEKQIENININISTGKKEIDKLKEHKFKIYEDYKNEILDKDEYIRYNDIIEQKIKKLEDGIKDFEFKLNDLINGNKQELELKEYIKKYKNIKELDRKLLVCLINKIYVYENLRICVKFRFDEQYGEIINLLNNLKDLKEVI; encoded by the coding sequence ATGAAAAAGTATAAAGTTTCAATGTACTTAAGAATATCTCGTGAGGATAATAATAAAAACGAAAGTGAAAGTATAATAAATCAAAAATCTATGATACAAACTTTTATTAATGAAAGAGAAGATTTAGAATTAGTTTCTATAAAAATTGATGATGGTTATAGTGGGGGAAATTTTGAACGACCAGCCTTTAAAGAGCTAATGGAAGAAATAAAATCTAAAAAAGTAAATTGTATTATAGTAAAAGATTTTTCTAGATTTGGACGTAATTTTGTTGAAGTAGGAAAATATATAGAAGAAATTTTTCCTTTTTTAGGCATTAGATTTATATCTATTAATGATGGATATGATAGTATCAATAATAATTCGGAACAAAGTTTAATAGTACCTTTTAAAAATCTTATAAATGATGCTTATTTAAGAGATATATCTATAAAAGTAAGAACTCAATTAGATTTAAAAAGAAAGAATGGAGAATTTATAGGTTCTTTTGCACCATATGGATATTTGAAAGACCCTAACAACAAAAATAAATTAATTATAGATGATTATCCATCAAAAATAGTACAAGAAATATTTGAAATGAAATTAGAAGGTTATACTCATACTAAAATAGCTGAAAAATTAAATAACAGAGGTGTTTTATCTCCAATGGAGTATAAAAAACATATAGGTTTAAATTTTAAAAATAGTGTAAAATTTAAAAAAACCTCTTTATGGAGCCATAAAACTATAATTGATATTTTAAAAAGTAAAGCTTATATTGGTATATTAGAACAAGCAAAATTTACATCTTTAAATTATAGAGTTAAAAAGTTAGTTAAAAATCCTGAAGAAAAATGGTTAATTTGTGAAGATACTCACCCACCAATAATAGATAAACAAACTTTTGAAATTGTACAAAGTCTTATGCTATCTGATACAAGAGTAGCACCTAATAATGAAAAAGTATCTTTATTTTCTGGTATTTTATATTGTCCTGACTGTGGAAGAAGTATGGTAAGGAAAAACTTTGGTACAAAAGAAAATAGAAATATTAATTATGTTTGTTCTGGTTGTATTAAAGGTAATGGTTGTACTAAACATTCTATAAAAGAAACAGTTATAAAAGAAACTCTATTAAAAATAATAAATTTACATATTAAAACTTTAATAGATACTGAAAAAGTTATAAAAGATATTAAAAAATTACCTTTTAGTGAAAAACAAATTGAAAATATCAATATAAATATTAGTACAGGAAAAAAAGAAATTGATAAATTAAAAGAACATAAATTTAAAATATATGAAGATTATAAAAATGAAATATTAGATAAAGATGAATATATTAGATATAATGATATAATAGAACAGAAAATTAAAAAGCTTGAAGATGGTATAAAAGATTTTGAATTTAAATTAAATGATTTAATTAATGGAAATAAACAAGAATTAGAACTAAAAGAATATATTAAGAAATATAAAAATATTAAAGAATTAGATAGAAAATTACTTGTTTGTTTGATTAATAAAATTTATGTTTATGAAAATTTAAGGATATGTGTAAAATTTAGATTTGATGAGCAATATGGAGAAATAATCAACCTTTTAAATAATTTAAAAGATTTAAAGGAGGTTATTTAA
- a CDS encoding DUF6870 family protein, whose protein sequence is MKNKFNISKEELEDYKNIDFNKLKNMDINNIRLEDLKDINDIEIDDSLPYELKVLKFIQQIKNPYFFKVGDVIVNSTYNEPKENIYIEDCLNK, encoded by the coding sequence ATGAAAAATAAATTTAATATATCAAAAGAAGAATTAGAAGATTATAAAAATATTGATTTTAACAAATTAAAAAATATGGATATAAATAATATAAGATTAGAAGATTTAAAAGATATTAATGATATAGAAATTGATGATAGTTTACCATATGAATTAAAAGTTTTAAAATTTATACAACAAATAAAAAATCCATATTTTTTTAAAGTAGGTGATGTTATAGTAAATAGTACTTATAATGAGCCTAAAGAGAATATTTACATTGAAGACTGTTTAAATAAATAA